A genomic stretch from Methanobacterium sp. includes:
- a CDS encoding DUF211 domain-containing protein: MAKGLIRIVLDILKPHEPHIPYFAKYLSELEGVDGVNVTLMEIDKETENVKVTMQGNDLNFDKINDAIKQYGGSIHSVDEVVAGKTLVEEVTTPQD, translated from the coding sequence GTGGCAAAAGGCCTTATAAGAATTGTTTTAGATATATTAAAACCTCATGAACCGCATATACCTTATTTTGCGAAATATTTAAGTGAATTAGAGGGTGTTGATGGAGTTAATGTTACTTTAATGGAAATTGATAAAGAAACTGAGAATGTTAAGGTAACAATGCAAGGAAATGACTTAAATTTTGATAAAATCAACGACGCAATCAAACAATACGGTGGTTCAATACACAGTGTTGATGAGGTTGTAGCAGGTAAAACACTTGTTGAAGAAGTTACAACACCTCAGGATTGA
- a CDS encoding RraA family protein produces the protein MFDGMKLSPESILKKFSSNSSISKLVRMDISTSQLSDALNHVTGNSGVIQGVKPLLDKVVIGRVVTASTSSDDWGTSLKAIDAAKSGEILFIYVEDDNNAIWGELTSKTAQKKGIVGTVIYGAVRDVGAVKRLGYPVFSKKIVPNAGSPKNEGKVNISIKCGDITVNPQDIIVGDECGVIVIPNEHLDAVIKETLNIKKKEDQIISKIEKGRSLSDILGIK, from the coding sequence ATGTTTGATGGCATGAAGCTTTCACCTGAAAGCATCTTAAAAAAATTTTCATCCAACTCTTCTATTTCTAAATTAGTGAGAATGGATATTTCAACTTCCCAACTTTCTGATGCCTTAAATCATGTTACAGGTAATTCTGGAGTGATTCAGGGCGTTAAACCATTATTAGATAAGGTGGTTATTGGAAGGGTAGTAACTGCATCTACAAGTTCTGATGATTGGGGAACCAGCTTAAAAGCAATAGATGCAGCTAAAAGTGGTGAAATACTTTTTATTTATGTTGAAGATGATAATAATGCGATTTGGGGTGAATTAACATCTAAAACTGCACAAAAAAAGGGAATAGTAGGTACAGTAATATATGGTGCAGTAAGGGATGTTGGGGCAGTTAAAAGATTAGGATATCCTGTTTTTTCAAAAAAGATAGTTCCTAATGCTGGCAGCCCTAAAAATGAAGGTAAAGTAAATATATCAATAAAATGTGGCGATATCACAGTTAATCCTCAAGATATAATTGTTGGAGATGAATGTGGTGTTATAGTCATACCTAATGAGCATTTAGATGCAGTGATAAAGGAAACATTAAATATAAAGAAAAAAGAGGATCAAATCATTTCTAAAATAGAAAAAGGGCGTTCTCTATCAGATATATTGGGAATAAAATAA
- a CDS encoding ATP phosphoribosyltransferase: MEKIVLGLPKGSLNNVNRGNTYQLFVDAGYEVKGYEPGKEENEINIVNDPEIKAFLTRPQSAPVELNRKILDIAVIGEDWVREESVESGEELITKIGDLDYGQTRLIIAVLNEDSYESLTEFFKANKDKKTPILCFTEYPNLTRQHFMNNEGYKELFGESKPLVQIRGLQDGDNKQVQIINSDGATEVYIAKGADLVVDNTQTGSSLKKAGLKILETIMESSAGLYAGPSCTDKKAEKAKMMFEQLFGAIEARKYFDVKFNISNETVDEVKGFLMSKSFCSDEPTVVKGASFSQVNVLIPKTKFPAMLEGIKSYGASAIVRENVKQYVK, encoded by the coding sequence ATGGAAAAAATAGTACTTGGCCTCCCCAAAGGGAGCTTAAACAATGTAAATAGAGGTAACACTTACCAATTATTTGTTGATGCAGGTTATGAGGTTAAAGGATATGAACCAGGTAAAGAAGAGAACGAAATCAACATAGTAAACGATCCTGAAATCAAAGCATTTTTAACAAGACCTCAAAGCGCTCCAGTAGAGCTTAACAGGAAAATACTGGATATAGCAGTCATCGGCGAGGATTGGGTAAGAGAAGAATCAGTAGAAAGCGGTGAAGAGCTAATAACTAAAATTGGAGACCTTGATTATGGTCAAACAAGGCTTATTATAGCTGTGCTCAATGAAGACTCTTATGAATCATTAACTGAATTTTTCAAGGCCAATAAAGACAAAAAAACACCTATATTATGCTTTACAGAATATCCAAATTTGACCCGTCAGCATTTCATGAATAATGAAGGGTATAAAGAACTATTTGGTGAAAGTAAACCTCTTGTTCAAATAAGAGGTCTTCAAGATGGGGATAATAAACAGGTTCAAATTATAAATTCAGATGGTGCAACAGAAGTTTATATAGCAAAAGGTGCAGACCTGGTTGTTGATAACACTCAAACAGGAAGCAGCTTAAAGAAAGCAGGTTTAAAAATACTGGAAACCATTATGGAATCAAGCGCAGGTCTTTATGCAGGCCCAAGCTGCACTGATAAAAAGGCTGAAAAAGCAAAAATGATGTTTGAACAATTATTTGGAGCAATAGAAGCCAGAAAATATTTCGATGTGAAATTTAACATATCAAATGAAACAGTGGATGAAGTTAAAGGGTTTTTAATGTCTAAAAGTTTCTGTTCTGACGAGCCAACCGTTGTAAAAGGGGCCAGTTTTTCCCAGGTGAATGTTTTAATCCCTAAAACTAAATTCCCTGCAATGTTAGAGGGAATAAAAAGTTACGGTGCTTCAGCTATTGTTCGAGAAAATGTGAAGCAGTATGTGAAGTGA
- a CDS encoding DNA primase codes for MGKGEEISTTKYLIHAQINANGIVEKPDVVGAIFGQTEGLLSNDLDLRELQKTGRIGRIKVNINSRGGRSKGEIVIPSSLDRVETAILAASLETINRVGPCEAYIQVSKVEDVRAVKRRKVVDRAKELYKGMMEEVTPESLKMIEEVKEAMRIHEITEFGNERLPAGPNVTTSDAILVVEGRADVLNLLKYGVKNAIAVEGVSIPKTVAELTRSKTVTAFVDGDRGGELILKELLQVGEVDYVTRAPRGKEVEDLEKEEVMVALRDKIPVEQMYHDLGVKVEKIEEKEKEKGEDKLQVLKNVLKELEGSGNAEIFDDALNILKEVKVENLYDELKNIDNHTYAVVFDGVISQRLIDIAKEKGLKHIVAVRMSDVVKKPAPIKVITR; via the coding sequence ATGGGAAAAGGCGAAGAAATAAGTACAACTAAATATCTCATTCATGCTCAAATTAATGCTAATGGAATTGTAGAAAAGCCCGATGTTGTTGGTGCAATATTTGGACAAACAGAAGGTCTTTTAAGCAATGATCTTGATTTAAGGGAATTACAAAAAACAGGACGTATAGGAAGGATTAAAGTAAATATAAACTCTCGTGGAGGTCGTTCAAAAGGAGAGATAGTTATTCCATCAAGCCTTGATCGGGTGGAAACTGCCATCCTTGCAGCATCACTGGAAACTATAAACCGTGTTGGACCTTGTGAAGCTTATATACAGGTTTCCAAAGTTGAAGACGTTAGAGCTGTTAAAAGAAGGAAAGTCGTAGACAGAGCAAAGGAATTATACAAAGGAATGATGGAAGAAGTAACTCCTGAAAGTCTTAAAATGATAGAAGAAGTCAAAGAAGCCATGAGAATTCATGAAATAACTGAATTTGGTAATGAAAGACTTCCTGCTGGCCCTAATGTCACTACATCCGATGCTATACTTGTTGTTGAAGGACGAGCAGATGTCCTAAATCTATTAAAATACGGAGTAAAAAACGCAATAGCTGTTGAAGGCGTAAGCATTCCAAAAACTGTTGCCGAATTGACCAGAAGTAAAACCGTTACCGCTTTTGTAGATGGAGATAGGGGCGGAGAGCTTATATTAAAAGAATTATTACAAGTTGGTGAAGTTGATTATGTCACCAGAGCTCCAAGAGGAAAAGAAGTTGAAGATCTGGAAAAAGAAGAAGTTATGGTTGCTTTAAGGGATAAAATTCCTGTTGAACAAATGTACCATGATCTTGGAGTAAAAGTCGAAAAAATAGAAGAGAAGGAAAAAGAGAAAGGTGAAGATAAACTTCAAGTCCTAAAGAATGTTTTAAAAGAATTAGAAGGTTCAGGTAATGCTGAAATCTTCGACGATGCTTTAAACATACTTAAAGAAGTAAAAGTAGAAAACCTCTACGATGAACTTAAAAATATCGATAATCACACATATGCTGTTGTTTTCGATGGTGTTATAAGTCAAAGATTAATAGATATAGCCAAAGAAAAAGGACTTAAACACATTGTTGCAGTTAGAATGAGTGATGTAGTCAAAAAACCGGCTCCAATAAAAGTTATAACAAGATAA
- a CDS encoding tryptophan-rich sensory protein, which yields MESFKRNDIIKLVVAILIPLIIGFIGSIATLGAIPTFFAALAKPAWAPPNWAFGPIWTTLYILMGIALFLIWRKGLERKDVKIAIGIFGLQIILNLLWSLIFFGTQNILGGLIEIVFLWIAVLVNIILFYKISKVAGILLLPYIIWITIASYLNYTIYVLNP from the coding sequence ATGGAGAGTTTTAAAAGAAACGATATTATAAAATTGGTTGTAGCAATTTTAATACCTTTAATTATCGGTTTTATTGGTTCAATTGCTACTTTGGGTGCTATACCCACATTTTTTGCTGCTTTAGCTAAACCGGCATGGGCACCTCCTAACTGGGCTTTTGGGCCGATATGGACAACTCTATACATATTAATGGGTATTGCATTGTTTCTTATTTGGCGTAAAGGTCTTGAAAGAAAGGATGTTAAAATAGCCATTGGAATCTTCGGATTGCAGATTATTCTAAACCTTTTATGGTCACTAATTTTCTTTGGCACTCAAAACATCTTAGGTGGACTTATCGAAATAGTGTTTTTATGGATTGCAGTACTTGTAAACATTATTTTGTTCTACAAAATATCCAAAGTTGCAGGGATACTTCTTTTACCCTACATTATCTGGATTACAATTGCATCTTATTTAAATTACACAATATACGTCTTAAATCCTTAA
- a CDS encoding tyrosine-type recombinase/integrase, whose protein sequence is MNHYSNQINRTPERGPSNLGDVVAEGNSYIREESILETFDFPEMIEDYLIELEIRNYSRNTIKTYKSIVINFYKFLLEEKNLTDERRVLRAFKKYIQHLKRDKNVSQNYIYLVTVVVKKFFEFGGIHILKEIQTPKRTKSLPKHLNEQEVEDLINAFDSSDCTSPAKEVMKLRNKVILALLYSSGLRVSELVYLPTDSVDLRDRTIRIRGKGEKDRIVLFDELTKVLIEEYLEKKSDYNEFLFVNRSGNHLTTRYVQMMIKDHAKVAGIKKRVTPHILRHSFATHLLKNGVDIRAIQQLLGHSNLSTTQIYTSVDMQTLKNVYDRAKLV, encoded by the coding sequence ATGAACCATTATTCCAATCAAATTAATAGAACTCCAGAAAGAGGCCCATCAAATCTTGGGGACGTAGTTGCAGAAGGAAATAGTTATATTAGAGAAGAATCTATTTTAGAGACATTTGATTTTCCTGAAATGATAGAAGATTATTTAATCGAACTGGAAATAAGAAATTACTCCCGAAATACCATTAAAACATATAAGTCAATAGTGATTAATTTTTACAAATTTTTGCTTGAAGAAAAAAACTTGACTGATGAACGGAGAGTTTTAAGAGCATTTAAGAAATATATTCAACATTTAAAGCGTGACAAAAATGTTTCACAAAATTATATTTATCTTGTAACCGTGGTTGTGAAGAAATTCTTTGAATTTGGCGGTATTCATATTTTAAAGGAAATTCAAACTCCTAAAAGAACAAAGTCTCTTCCAAAGCATTTGAATGAACAAGAAGTTGAAGATTTGATCAATGCTTTTGATAGCAGTGATTGCACATCTCCAGCTAAAGAAGTGATGAAACTTCGAAACAAGGTTATTTTAGCCTTACTTTACTCTTCAGGACTCCGTGTTTCTGAACTTGTCTATTTACCTACCGACAGTGTTGATCTTAGAGATAGAACTATTAGAATACGCGGTAAAGGTGAAAAAGACCGTATTGTACTTTTTGATGAATTAACAAAGGTTTTAATTGAAGAATATCTTGAAAAAAAATCTGATTATAACGAATTTCTATTTGTAAACCGCTCCGGAAATCATTTAACCACAAGATACGTTCAAATGATGATTAAAGACCATGCAAAGGTTGCAGGAATCAAAAAAAGAGTAACACCCCACATTTTAAGACATTCATTTGCAACACACCTTTTAAAGAATGGTGTTGATATTAGAGCCATTCAGCAGCTTTTAGGGCATTCTAACTTGAGTACAACACAGATTTATACCAGTGTGGATATGCAAACACTTAAGAATGTTTATGACCGGGCTAAATTAGTTTAA
- a CDS encoding biotin transporter BioY, whose translation MHISTDSYYKKRLTFFKWRHESTLVNKVVLALFMALITGFMAQIIIPLPWTPVPVTGQTFAVLMAGIVLGRYWGGISQILYIGIGILGVPWFAGMQGGYGAVLGATGGYLIGFILAALFLGHLTDKYINSRSFTPMLGLMLFANFALIYIPGLIGLGAWMYFVKGSMPTLWTLLVMGLIPFIIGDLFKIGGAAALTKAITPKETFNNEADIESSSKWRIF comes from the coding sequence ATGCATATATCAACTGATAGTTATTACAAAAAAAGATTAACATTTTTTAAATGGCGTCATGAATCAACTTTGGTAAATAAAGTTGTTTTAGCACTATTTATGGCACTTATTACCGGTTTCATGGCCCAAATAATTATACCTCTTCCCTGGACTCCTGTTCCAGTTACTGGGCAAACATTTGCCGTTTTAATGGCAGGAATTGTTCTTGGAAGGTACTGGGGAGGAATAAGTCAAATTCTTTACATAGGAATAGGTATTTTAGGAGTTCCATGGTTTGCAGGGATGCAAGGAGGTTATGGTGCAGTATTGGGGGCCACAGGTGGCTATTTGATAGGTTTTATCTTAGCTGCATTATTCCTGGGTCATTTAACTGATAAATATATCAATTCAAGAAGTTTTACTCCAATGCTTGGATTAATGCTCTTTGCAAACTTCGCACTTATATATATTCCAGGATTAATTGGTTTAGGCGCATGGATGTATTTTGTTAAGGGTTCAATGCCTACACTCTGGACTTTACTTGTAATGGGACTTATCCCATTCATTATTGGAGATTTATTCAAAATTGGGGGCGCTGCAGCATTAACTAAAGCTATTACTCCTAAAGAAACATTCAATAACGAAGCAGATATAGAATCATCAAGTAAATGGAGAATATTCTGA
- a CDS encoding ATP-binding protein has translation MFVNMKNQFLEDIETTKDILIPKDPLNRVIGHDDIVEFVKIAAKQRRNLLLVGPPGIGKSLLAQAISFHLHEPNEEITVVHNPERPERPFVEIKNRKEMESERIDIQKAEGDIVNAKDVPEAVAERLGFRCIHCGNYDNAYQSICQSCGGDKFSHINARRKHLGDLLGMFEMNSGPISFPQDRVTTTRVRNGKEEVVIYERIDGDNIKILDQDALEKRREIVDEKPKNVIIPLKRKLFIQATGASETELLGDVRHDPYGGHPDLGTQPYERVVPGAIHEAHEGVLFIDEIVHIAGLQRYILSAMQDKAFPIIGRNPQSAGSSVKVENVPCDFIFVAACNIRDIQYILPPLRSRIQGEGYEILMRTTMPDTEENVAKLAQFVAQEIEMDGKIPHATIGAVEILIEEARKRAKIIDDKRDSLTLRLRDLGGVIRMAGDVAIMGEDELIMEKHMNFAVNNAISIEDQIIKRYSSFENAMHKDLSSSQNMSNGKPNVPNENVDRSYM, from the coding sequence ATGTTTGTTAACATGAAAAATCAGTTTTTAGAAGATATAGAAACTACTAAAGATATTTTAATACCTAAAGACCCCTTGAACAGAGTTATTGGACACGATGATATCGTTGAATTTGTAAAAATCGCTGCCAAACAAAGAAGAAATTTACTGCTGGTTGGACCCCCTGGAATTGGGAAATCATTACTGGCTCAAGCAATTTCTTTCCATTTACACGAACCTAACGAAGAAATAACTGTTGTTCATAACCCTGAAAGACCTGAGAGGCCTTTTGTAGAAATAAAAAATCGTAAAGAAATGGAAAGCGAACGCATTGACATCCAAAAAGCTGAAGGAGACATTGTTAACGCTAAAGATGTTCCTGAGGCTGTTGCAGAACGGTTAGGATTTCGATGTATCCACTGCGGAAATTATGACAATGCCTATCAAAGTATATGCCAAAGTTGTGGTGGCGACAAATTTTCTCATATAAACGCGAGGAGAAAACATTTAGGCGATCTATTAGGTATGTTTGAAATGAACAGCGGCCCTATAAGCTTCCCTCAAGATAGAGTAACAACAACCAGAGTTAGAAACGGGAAAGAAGAAGTTGTAATATATGAGAGAATTGATGGAGATAACATAAAGATACTTGACCAGGACGCACTTGAAAAACGGCGTGAAATTGTTGATGAAAAACCAAAAAATGTTATCATTCCTTTAAAGCGGAAATTATTCATTCAAGCAACTGGAGCAAGCGAAACTGAACTTTTAGGTGATGTAAGACACGATCCTTATGGTGGGCATCCTGATTTAGGAACACAACCCTACGAAAGAGTTGTACCTGGAGCAATACATGAAGCCCATGAAGGAGTTCTTTTTATAGACGAAATAGTCCATATAGCGGGATTACAGCGTTATATTTTAAGTGCAATGCAGGACAAGGCATTTCCAATCATTGGAAGAAACCCACAAAGTGCTGGAAGCTCTGTTAAAGTTGAAAATGTTCCATGCGACTTTATATTTGTAGCAGCGTGTAATATACGAGATATACAATACATATTACCTCCACTACGTTCCAGAATTCAGGGAGAAGGTTATGAAATCCTTATGAGAACTACAATGCCAGATACTGAAGAAAATGTAGCAAAACTCGCCCAATTTGTCGCTCAAGAAATTGAAATGGACGGCAAAATACCTCATGCAACAATAGGAGCTGTAGAAATACTCATTGAAGAAGCAAGGAAAAGGGCAAAGATCATTGATGATAAACGAGATTCTCTCACACTCCGATTAAGAGATCTGGGTGGAGTTATAAGAATGGCAGGAGATGTAGCTATTATGGGAGAAGATGAGCTTATAATGGAAAAACACATGAATTTTGCTGTTAACAACGCTATCTCTATCGAGGATCAGATAATTAAAAGATACAGTTCATTTGAAAATGCTATGCATAAGGATTTATCCAGCTCTCAAAACATGAGTAATGGAAAGCCAAATGTACCAAATGAAAATGTAGACAGAAGTTATATGTAA
- a CDS encoding FUSC family protein: protein MQKKSFFDKFKRLSRPTGSPQWGQAIRAVILMVLAALIAKFLGFDNGIGAIMFITLLATIIIDVPLPIKKVAVLALLGLLMTILAFISASLALSSITIFICFTVIWAFFSLSMYIFGNTVGYLGFTFFTFYFLAVITVNNHSTTLDWAIYCILAYLVVFILFIPKIFIENKRVREMAVAGFIPQNSVQNILLARQILSGISIDSQNYEIFKFGSYYKGFRSYSDMIIYRLDDKSQLFFKKLLKSLDETSLKITQNFINKKGKVDLKPLDIDLSKIKENSAVADKNNSDILMDILGDMRWILHKTNELLSNKPEKTKMKIFTPQRTLRDVLEANFNLKNIYIRHAIRFTLAMTVALAVVYFTHGRDAIWVTMGVLIIIKPDITSTINNMILRVGFNFFAIILAIILAFIFPHQILIYLAFLMLFLFRAFFPNYMGLSVMALTVFVVLIWPIGTVFDNAIARIVDISVGAIIAFISAYLILPSRVRINLPEQIIKTIKSNAEYANQVLLPNNDSYNHDKAFKSFKKYMLEENNLEAAIRKIQDSFNDIDEDLAIYQEIAGVNNKLAADLTAVATTLEKDKVDINMSKIGLEIQNALNYLIKSTDEDFKPKKFHLVEISSNKDSEVHIPKTLEQYLNWIVSDIQLLYNGVEIAFQTGALQRYKKLE, encoded by the coding sequence GTGCAGAAAAAAAGTTTTTTTGATAAGTTTAAAAGACTTTCTCGTCCTACTGGCAGTCCTCAATGGGGACAAGCAATACGAGCAGTTATTTTAATGGTTTTAGCAGCTTTAATTGCCAAATTTCTTGGTTTTGATAATGGAATCGGTGCAATTATGTTCATCACTCTTTTAGCAACAATAATAATCGATGTTCCACTACCAATTAAAAAAGTAGCTGTTTTAGCGTTATTAGGGCTTTTAATGACAATTTTAGCATTTATTAGTGCTTCTTTAGCTCTTTCAAGCATTACAATATTCATTTGCTTCACGGTTATATGGGCGTTTTTCAGCCTTTCAATGTACATTTTTGGAAATACTGTAGGTTATTTAGGTTTTACATTCTTTACTTTTTATTTTTTAGCCGTAATAACAGTTAACAATCATTCTACCACTTTAGATTGGGCAATTTATTGTATATTGGCATATTTAGTTGTTTTTATCCTTTTTATTCCTAAAATATTCATTGAAAATAAAAGGGTTCGTGAAATGGCAGTAGCAGGGTTTATCCCACAGAATTCAGTACAGAATATTTTATTGGCACGTCAAATCTTGTCTGGAATTTCAATTGACTCTCAAAATTATGAAATTTTTAAATTTGGAAGTTATTATAAAGGTTTTAGAAGTTATAGTGATATGATAATTTATAGATTGGATGATAAATCTCAATTATTCTTTAAAAAACTTTTAAAATCATTAGATGAAACCAGTTTGAAGATAACCCAGAATTTTATTAACAAAAAAGGTAAAGTGGACTTAAAACCTCTTGATATTGATCTTTCAAAAATCAAGGAGAACTCTGCAGTTGCTGATAAGAATAATAGTGACATTTTAATGGATATATTAGGGGATATGAGATGGATTCTACATAAAACCAATGAATTACTGTCTAATAAACCTGAAAAGACGAAAATGAAGATATTTACTCCTCAAAGAACTCTTAGAGATGTTTTAGAAGCTAATTTTAACCTGAAAAACATTTATATTCGTCATGCTATTCGTTTTACATTGGCTATGACTGTTGCTCTTGCAGTAGTGTATTTTACCCATGGAAGAGATGCTATATGGGTAACAATGGGAGTATTAATCATAATAAAGCCAGATATTACAAGTACAATTAATAACATGATTTTAAGAGTAGGATTCAACTTTTTTGCAATTATACTGGCTATAATTCTGGCATTTATATTTCCTCATCAAATATTGATTTATCTGGCATTTTTAATGCTATTCTTATTCAGAGCATTTTTCCCTAACTATATGGGGCTTTCAGTAATGGCACTTACGGTTTTTGTGGTTTTAATATGGCCTATAGGAACTGTTTTTGATAATGCTATAGCTCGAATAGTTGATATATCAGTTGGAGCTATTATTGCATTTATTTCTGCTTATCTCATTTTACCAAGCCGTGTAAGAATAAATTTACCCGAACAGATTATTAAAACCATTAAATCAAATGCAGAATATGCAAATCAGGTTTTATTACCAAATAATGATAGTTATAATCATGATAAAGCATTTAAAAGCTTTAAAAAGTATATGCTTGAAGAAAATAATTTAGAAGCTGCCATAAGAAAAATTCAGGATTCTTTTAATGATATAGATGAGGATTTGGCTATTTATCAAGAAATTGCAGGGGTAAATAACAAGTTAGCGGCGGATTTAACTGCTGTAGCTACAACCTTAGAAAAGGATAAAGTTGATATTAATATGTCTAAAATAGGTTTAGAAATACAAAATGCTTTAAATTATCTAATTAAATCTACAGATGAAGATTTTAAGCCTAAAAAGTTTCATTTAGTAGAAATATCCTCAAATAAAGATTCAGAGGTTCATATTCCTAAAACTTTAGAACAGTATCTTAATTGGATTGTTTCAGATATACAGCTACTTTATAATGGTGTAGAAATAGCTTTTCAAACTGGAGCACTGCAAAGATACAAAAAATTAGAGTAA
- a CDS encoding MFS transporter, which produces MNHESESMEDEDFLKNHAVKFIILLGIVSLLADMTYEGARSITGPYLAVLGASAFVVAFVSGFGELIGYTLRLVSGYISDRTRRYWTITIVGYFINLMAVPLLALSGSWEIAAGLLIAERMGKAIRTPARDVMLSHASSGVGHGWGFGLHEAMDQIGAIMGPLIIALVLYFKGSYQTGFAILLIPAVLALSVLVLSRFLYPNPHDLEIKTPKLETKDFKHAYWIYMAAVALIAAGFVDFPLMAFHFKEALVTSDSVIPIFYAIAMGVDALAAIIFGRLFDKIGISTMIIVAVISALFAPLVFLGGLNLALIGVVLWGIGLGAQESIMRAAIAGMSPIKRRGTAYGVFNTIYGVSWFLGSLTMGILYEISIIYLVIFSMIAQLASIPLFLLIEKSK; this is translated from the coding sequence ATGAACCATGAATCCGAATCAATGGAAGATGAAGATTTTCTAAAGAATCATGCTGTTAAATTCATTATTTTACTTGGAATAGTAAGCTTACTTGCAGATATGACTTATGAGGGTGCTAGAAGTATTACAGGACCTTATCTTGCAGTTTTAGGTGCAAGTGCCTTTGTTGTAGCTTTTGTTTCAGGTTTTGGAGAACTTATTGGTTATACATTGCGCCTTGTTTCAGGATATATTAGTGATCGAACCAGGAGATACTGGACAATAACCATTGTAGGTTATTTTATTAATTTAATGGCTGTTCCTCTTCTTGCTCTTTCTGGGAGCTGGGAAATTGCTGCTGGTCTTTTAATTGCAGAACGTATGGGAAAAGCTATTCGTACACCTGCTCGTGATGTGATGCTTTCTCATGCATCTTCTGGAGTTGGTCATGGTTGGGGTTTTGGCCTGCATGAAGCAATGGACCAGATAGGAGCCATAATGGGGCCTTTAATTATTGCTTTGGTTTTATATTTTAAAGGAAGTTATCAGACTGGTTTTGCAATTCTTTTGATACCTGCAGTTTTAGCTTTAAGTGTGCTTGTTTTATCACGGTTTCTTTATCCTAATCCTCATGATTTAGAAATTAAAACTCCTAAACTTGAAACTAAAGATTTTAAACATGCTTATTGGATATATATGGCTGCTGTTGCTTTAATTGCAGCAGGTTTTGTTGATTTTCCATTGATGGCATTCCATTTCAAAGAAGCATTAGTTACTTCAGATAGTGTAATTCCGATTTTTTATGCTATTGCTATGGGTGTTGATGCTCTTGCAGCCATTATTTTCGGCCGTTTATTTGATAAGATTGGGATTTCTACTATGATCATTGTGGCTGTTATCTCAGCACTTTTTGCGCCTTTAGTGTTTTTAGGAGGTTTAAATTTAGCATTAATTGGTGTTGTTTTGTGGGGGATAGGTCTTGGTGCCCAAGAATCTATAATGAGGGCAGCAATTGCAGGGATGTCCCCAATTAAAAGACGTGGAACTGCTTATGGTGTTTTTAATACAATTTATGGAGTATCATGGTTTTTAGGTAGTTTAACTATGGGCATTTTGTATGAGATTTCAATTATTTATTTAGTCATATTTTCCATGATTGCTCAATTAGCCTCCATTCCCCTTTTCTTATTAATTGAAAAGTCAAAATAA
- a CDS encoding DUF1284 domain-containing protein — translation MQIRAHHLLCLQGFQGHGYSEEFSINMGKIVKIINSNPQQEIEIITNFDAICSCCPNNRNEKCKNLIFDWMIKKTDEKILKKIELDNGTFIKADDAFSLVNERFKTFNDAKKICRNCSWRDKCLWFISRLK, via the coding sequence ATGCAAATCAGAGCCCATCATCTTTTATGCTTGCAAGGGTTTCAAGGACATGGTTACAGCGAAGAATTCAGCATTAACATGGGTAAAATTGTTAAAATCATTAATTCTAATCCTCAACAAGAAATAGAAATCATTACAAATTTTGATGCAATCTGTTCCTGTTGTCCAAACAATAGAAATGAAAAATGTAAAAATTTAATATTTGACTGGATGATTAAAAAAACAGATGAAAAAATACTTAAAAAAATAGAATTGGATAATGGAACATTTATTAAGGCTGATGATGCTTTTTCTCTTGTAAATGAAAGATTTAAAACATTTAATGATGCTAAAAAAATATGCAGAAATTGCAGCTGGAGGGATAAATGTCTCTGGTTTATTTCAAGACTTAAATAG